The following is a genomic window from Candidatus Rokuibacteriota bacterium.
CCCTCGCCGCCCTTCCGACCCCGCTCCACGAGCTTCCCCGCCTGGGCGCCGCCCTGGGCGGTCCCCGCATCCTGATCAAGCGCGACGACCTTGCCGGCTTTGCCCTCGGAGGAAACAAGGTCCGCAAGCTGGAATACTTCCTGGCGGATGCTCGCGCCCGCGGCGCCGACACGCTGATCACCTGCGGTGGCGTCCAGTCGAACCACTGCCGCGTGACCGCTGCGGCCGCAGCCCGGGCCGGGATGAGCTGCCTCCTCGTCCTGAGCGGATCACGCCCGGAGAGGCTCACCGGCAACGCGCTGCTGGACCAGCTCTTCGGTGCCGAGCTGGTCTTCGTCGCCTCGCGGGCCGAGCGCGCGGCGCGAATGGAGGCCCTCGCCGGGGAGCTCGGGGCGAAGGGACGCCTGCCGTACGTGATCCCGCTCGGCGGCTCGACTCCTCTCGGCGCGTATGGCTACGTAGAAGCGGCGCGGGAATTCGCCGCGGAGTGCCGCGCCCTGGGCGTGTCGGTCTCGACGATCGTCCACGCCTCCTCGTCGGGGGGAACCCAGGCCGGGCTCGTCGTCGGCTGTCTGGCCGCGGGGCTCTCGACCCGGGTGATCGGGATCAGCGCCGACGAAACGCGCGAGGATCTCTCCCGGATGGTGGTCGATCTTGCTGTCCCGCTCGCCGAGCGCCTGGGGTTGC
Proteins encoded in this region:
- a CDS encoding D-cysteine desulfhydrase family protein; amino-acid sequence: MTFAPPREALAALPTPLHELPRLGAALGGPRILIKRDDLAGFALGGNKVRKLEYFLADARARGADTLITCGGVQSNHCRVTAAAAARAGMSCLLVLSGSRPERLTGNALLDQLFGAELVFVASRAERAARMEALAGELGAKGRLPYVIPLGGSTPLGAYGYVEAAREFAAECRALGVSVSTIVHASSSGGTQAGLVVGCLAAGLSTRVIGISADETREDLSRMVVDLAVPLAERLGLPALGKEAIEVADEYVGEGYASPTPASREATRLFARHEGIVLDGTYSAKAAAGLIDLVRRGRWSRKDTVCFWHTGAQASLSEALPA